In the Periophthalmus magnuspinnatus isolate fPerMag1 chromosome 4, fPerMag1.2.pri, whole genome shotgun sequence genome, one interval contains:
- the LOC117369973 gene encoding mucin-2-like, which produces MNNKENKTSLQKNSIQSLKRASASSAQPQLQALRQTLTPTLTPTLTPTLTPTQLNPPQKTPNMKTSLLLSLALTIALSITSVVALSCVTCTNPNDSNCGSTTQFSCSSGETQCVSATVLTTSSGGMSTQKVKGCAASSFCPSAGTRDFSLNVGTSSVLAKAVCCSTDNCNSADAPAPTAPPAGTLQCYSCNPLTSTCSTGLTCNTLETRCFTSSVIPTGSSTAVPGHGCASENICAAAAALSSLPLFTNIGSVQGTPTCCSTNNCNPLPTTTAPPTTTTTTTTATTTTTTPTTTTTTPTTTTTTPTTTTTTPTTTTTTPTTMTTTQTTTTTTPTTTTTTPTTTTTTPTTTTTTPTTTTTTPTTTTTTPTTTTTTPTTTTTTPTTTTTTPTTTTTTPTTTTTTPTTTTTTPTTTTTTPTTTPTTTTTTPTTTTTTPTTTTTTPTTTTTTPTTTTTTPTTTTTTPTTTTTTPTTTTTTPTTTTTTPTTTTTTPTTTTTTPTTTTTTSTTTTAAGATTTTTAGALSVTSLLLLQLLALVLAFLS; this is translated from the exons ATgaacaacaaagaaaacaaaacctcCCTCCAAAAAAACAGCATCCAGAGTTTAAAAAGAGCCTCAGCATCCTCCGCACAACCACAACTACAGGCGCTAAGGCAGACGCTAACACCGACGCTAACGCCGACGCTAACACCGACGCTAACACCGACGCAGCTCAACCCTCCACAGAAAACTCCAAACATGAAGAccagtctgctcctctctctggccTTAACTATCGCCCTGTCCATCACCTCAg TCGTGGCCTTGTCTTGTGTGACCTGCACAAACCCAAACGACTCAAACTGTGGCTCCACGACTCAGTTCAGCTGCAGCAGCGGAGAGACCCAGTGTGTGTCGGCCACCGTCCTCA CCACCTCCAGCGGCGGAATGTCCAcccaaaaggtcaaaggttgtgCCGCGTCCAGCTTCTGTCCGTCCGCCGGTACCCGGGACTTTTCTCTGAACGTCGGGACCTCCAGCGTTTTGGCCAAAGCCGTCTGCTGCTCCACCGACAACTGCAACTCTGCCGACGCGCCCG CTCCGACCGCCCCGCCCGCCGGGACACTGCAGTGCTACAGCTGTAACCCTCTGACCAGCACCTGCTCCACTGGACTGACCTGTAACACTCTGGAGACACGCTGCTTCACCTCCTCAg TGATTCCGACGGGCAGTAGCACAGCTGTCCCGGGTCATGGCTGTGCTTCAGAGAACATTTGTGCGGCGGCGGCCGCTCTCTCCTCGTTGCCGCTGTTCACCAACATTGGTTCCGTCCAAGGGACCCCCACCTGCTGCAGCACCAACAACTGCAACCCCCTGCCCACcaccacagcgccccctaccacGACCACAA CAACAACAACCGCGACAACCACGACAACCACCCCGACAACCACGACAACCACCCCGACAACCACGACAACCACCCCGACAACCACGACAACCACCCCGactaccaccacaaccaccCCGACTACCATGACAACCACCCAgacaaccaccacaaccaccccGACTACCACGACAACCACCCCGactaccaccacaaccaccCCGACTACAACGACAACCACCCCGACTACCACGACAACCACCCCGACTACAACGACAACCACCCCGACTACCACGACAACCACCCCGactaccaccacaaccaccccgactaccaccacaaccaccCCGACTACCACGACAACCACCCCGactaccaccacaaccaccccgactaccaccacaaccaccCCGACTACAACGACAACCACCCCGACTACCACCCCGactaccaccacaaccaccCCGACTACAACGACAACCACCCCGACTACCACGACAACCACCCCGactaccaccacaaccaccccgactaccaccacaaccaccccgactaccaccacaaccaccccgactaccaccacaaccaccccgactaccaccacaaccaccccgactaccaccacaaccaccCCGACTACCACGACAACCACCCCGactaccaccacaaccaccCCGACTACCACGACAACCACCTCAACCACCACCACTGCAGCTGGGGCGACTACTACGACcacagcag
- the gpx7 gene encoding glutathione peroxidase 7 produces the protein MLVRALVAVLALVFVRAHAKQRDFYSFKVVNSRGKLVSLEKYRGSISLVVNVASECGYTEEHYVELQRLQRDFGPAHFNVLAFPCNQFGQQEPGSDREIDIFARTTYGASFPIFSKIAVIGTGANNVYKYLTESSGKEPDWNFWKFLVDSGGAVVGAWGPEISVQELRPKIQELVRNVILKKRDEL, from the exons ATGCTGGTGCGCGCTCTCGTGGCTGTGCTCGCGCTGGTGTTCGTGCGCGCTCACGCCAAACAGCGGgacttttactcttttaaagTGGTGAACAGCCGAGGGAAGCTGGTGTCGCTGGAGAAGTACCGAGGCTCC atctcGTTGGTGGTAAACGTGGCGTCCGAGTGCGGCTACACGGAGGAGCATTACGTCGAGCTGCAGCGTCTCCAGCGTGActttggccccgcccactttaaCGTGTTGGCGTTTCCGTGTAATCAGTTTGGTCAACAGGAACCAGGAAGTGACCGTGAGATCGATATCTTCGCCCGGACCACGTACGGCGCCTCCTTCCCCATCTTCAGCAAGATCGCCGTGATCGGTACCGGCGCCAACAACGTGTACAAGTACCTCACGG AGTCCTCAGGGAAGGAGCCGGACTGGAACTTCTGGAAGTTCCTGGTGGACTCTGGGGGGGCGGTGGTGGGAGCCTGGGGCCCTGAGATTTCGGTCCAAGAACTTCGACCCAAGATTCAGGAGCTGGTTCGTAATGTGATCCTCAAGAAGAGGGACGAGCTGTAG